A portion of the Platichthys flesus chromosome 7, fPlaFle2.1, whole genome shotgun sequence genome contains these proteins:
- the fance gene encoding Fanconi anemia group E protein codes for MHLKAVCICHWIQWKKTCKQKLRGAGNREGSMTMFLSRFDGQSKLLLRTLMSGASGVHRAVDVFRRQQRSNPEMSLCHFIETLCEDEVTCSQSGEQPLSVKPLVSLFPASLKQNLLSFIYLIHSVLPQTSVLRLLKCLSQDPHPNAWISALCRQIRRSVGVPDEEHLYTPLCSQRLKELSQRLVDCGETGGWAKCLSDQTVESGSQSASSWSELGTQRKRKVNLVTVDSGDEETGQHSKRIKMDVCGSEQKAEEQDEHKETSEIIEKETPAEELQPAPDCPRESLPEHIKVAVLQIKELLERNSEWDQNSMDVFRVLNDCDPAQVEVLCSTLSLPDVLEPTLPKLCSSVLTLSPDLSYSTAAALIKSLLLEKVLSLSEPASRCLVTAATTMCVRYPRPMCHALIGPILKEKNIGNPQAELLNRLIEGCLDSHYRLLLLQMTFQVAWSEAVLSVIHSLLESRPDLNEEVFTQFTEQLLSQGPQFTKSVKFAKMMLTVLTKYSSHVTAAHKHSLSCCLTSNETFLKKSLQAALKRITHTT; via the exons ATGCATCTAAAAGCTGTTTGCATCTGCCACTGGATACAATGGAAGAAGACATGTAAACAGAAATTGCGGGGAGCAGGGAACAGGGAAGGATCTATGACCATGTTTCTGAGTCGGTTTGACGGCCAGTCGAAGCTGCTGCTCCGCACGCTGATGTCCGGAGCCTCCGGTGTCCACAGGGCGGTGGACGTGTTCCGCAGGCAGCAGCGGTCGAACCCGGAAATGTCCCTGTGTCACTTTATAGAGACATTGTGTGAAGACGAGGTCACCTGCTCACAGAGTGGAGAGCAGCccctgtctgt TAAACCCCTGGTGAGCCTGTTTCCAGCATCGCTCAAACAAAACCTGCTGTCCTTCATCTATCTGATCCACTCGGTTCTGCCTCAGACCTCCGTTCTGCGTCTGCTCAAGTGCCTCAGCCAGGACCCTCATCCCAACGCCTGGATCTCCGCTCTGTGCAGACAGATTAGGAGAAGTGTGGGCGTGCCAGATGAGGAGCATCTGTACACTCCCCTGTGCAGCCAGAGACTGAAGGAGCTCTCCCAGCGTCTGGTGGATTGCGGTGAGACCGGAGGTTGGGCCAAGTGCCTCAGCGATCAAACGGTGGAATCTGGTTCTCAGAGTGCATCTAGTTGGTCAGAGCTGGggacacagaggaaaaggaaagtgaATTTAGTCACTGTGGACTCGGGCGATGAAGAGACAGGTCAGCACAGTAAGCGGATAAAGATGGATGTCTGTGGCAGTGAGCAGAAGGCAGAAGAGCAGGACGAACACAAGGAGACATcagaaataatagaaaaagaaaCTCCTGCTGAAGAATTGCAGCCAGCACCGGACTGTCCACGTGAATCCCTGCCTGAACACATAAAG GTTGCTGTTCTTCAAATAAAAGAATTACTGGAAAGGAATTCAGAG tgggaTCAGAACTCCATGGATGTGTTCAGAGTGTTGAATGACTGCGATCCCGCCCAA GTGGAGGTGTTATGTAGCACGCTGAGTTTGCCTGACGTCCTGGAGCCGACTCTGCCTAAACTGTGCAGCAGTgttctgactctctctcctgACCTCAGCTACAGCACGGCCGCAGCACTCATCAAGAGCCTCCTGCTGGAGAAG GTGCTGTCCCTGTCAGAACCGGCCTCCAGGTGCCTGGTCACTGCAGCAACGACGATGTGTGTCCGCTATCCCAGACCAATGTGCCACGCTCTAATCGGACCAATTCTAAAGGAGAAGAACATCG ggaATCCACAGGCGGAGCTGCTGAACCGACTGATAGAGGGCTGTCTGGATTCTCATTACAGACTCCTGCTGCTTCA AATGACATTCCAAGTTGCGTGGAGTGAGGCGGTGCTCTCTGTTATCCACAGCTTGCTCGAGTCCAGG CCGGACTTGAATGAAGAAGTGTTCACACAGTTCACCGAACAGCTCCTCAGCCAGGGTCCTCAATTCACAAAGTCTGTGAAGTTTGCAAAAATGATGTTGACCGTCCTCACCAAATATAGCAGCCAT GTGACAGCTGCGCACAAACACTCCCTGTCCTGTTGCCTGACGTCGAATGAAACCTTCCTGAAAAAGTCTCTTCAAGCTGCTCTGaaaagaataacacacacaacGTGA
- the rpl10a gene encoding large ribosomal subunit protein uL1 — translation MSKVSRDMLYEAVKEVLANSQTKQRKFVETVELQISLKNYDPQKDKRFSGTVRLKTLPRPKFSVCVLGDQQHCDEAKAAELPHMDIEALKKLNKNKKMVKKLAKKYDAFLASESLIKQIPRILGPGLNKAGKFPSLLTHNENLNTKVDEVKSTIKFQMKKVLCLAVAVGHVKMTEDELVYNVHLSVNFLVSLLKKNWQNVRALYIKSTMGKAQRLY, via the exons ATGAG tAAGGTTTCGAGGGACATGCTGTATGAGGCCGTCAAGGAGGTTCTCGCAAACTCCCAGACGAAGCAAAGGAA gtTCGTGGAGACGGTTGAGCTGCAGATCAGCTTGAAAAACTATGATCCCCAGAAGGACAAGCGTTTCTCCGGCACCGTCAG GCTGAAGACTCTCCCCAGGCCCAAGTTCTCTGTGTGCGTCCTGGGAGACCAGCAGCACTGCGACGAGGCCAAAGCCGCCGAATTGCCTCACATGGACATCGAGGCTCTCAAGAAACtcaacaagaacaagaagatGGTCAAGAAGCTCG CCAAGAAGTACGACGCCTTCCTGGCCTCCGAGTCTCTGATCAAGCAGATCCCACGTATCCTGGGTCCTGGTCTGAATAAGGCCGGCAAGTTCCCCTCCCTGCTCACCCACAACGAGAACCTGAACACCAAGGTGGATGAGGTCAAATCCACCATCAAATTCCAGATGAAGAAG gtgCTCTGTCTGGCTGTGGCTGTCGGTCATGTGAAGATGACAGAAGACGAACTTGTGTACAACGTTCACCTGTCAGTCAACTTCCTGGTGTCCCTGCTGAAGAAGAACTGGCAGAACGTGCGTGCCCTCTACATCAAGAGCACCATGGGCAAAGCCCAGCGTCTCTACTAA
- the si:ch211-163l21.11 gene encoding uncharacterized protein si:ch211-163l21.11 yields the protein MVAHVENLRRRHDRNAAELEETKKMIQLQNSCRNIIDPRASPDPGDSDSRLKRFLKNNSRRRISVSIIKSPRQTQEKKKRDSKKRSAHGGSSGRKSIPACPSPSLSSESSCCAIAKEDGCSVDDRPIDPNENPPQASAAQLPPDTADPPEPPPTPNAEPPTLKQVVNRKTQIKNSPLDTLRQRHKGKAAMSKKKLEKEKKKNSIFPPISAGTWRSSWRQRPLTHWLYRCRWVVLCLYLFVLFFVIVLTYVLWKLHYGTFEP from the exons ATGGTGGCTCATGTGGAGAATCTGAGGAGGCGACATGACAGAAACGCAGCCGAGCTGGAAGAGACCAAGAAGATGATCCAGCTGCAAAACTCCTGCAGAAACATCATCGACCCCAGAGCCTCACCAG ATCCAGGGGACAGTGACAGCCGACTGAAACGCTTTCTGAAG AACAACAGCCGGCGAAGGATCAGTGTGTCAATAATCAAAAGTCCCCGTCAAACACAG gagaagaaaaagcgAGACTCGAAGAAGCGGTCGGCTCATGGAGGCTCCTCCGGCAGGAAGTCCATCCCCGCTTGTCCGTCTCCGTCCCTGAGCTCAGAGTCCAGCTGCTGTGCCATCGCCAAGGAAGACGGCTGCTCCGTGGACGACAG GCCAAttgatccaaatgaaaatccaccTCAAGCTTCAGCTGCTCAGCTTCCTCCGGACACCGCGGACCCCCCGGAGCCTCCCCCCACACCCAACGCAGAGCCCCCCACCTTAAAACAAGTGGtcaacaggaaaacacaaatcaaaaa CTCCCCTCTGGATACTCTGCGACAGAGACACAAGGGCAAAGCTGCGATGTCAAAGAAGAAGttagaaaaggagaaaaagaaaaacagtatcTTCCCACCGATCTCTGCGGGCAC GTGGAGATCTTCGTGGAGACAACGTCCTCTGACTCACTGGCTGTATCGCTGTCGCTGGGTCGTCCTCTGCTTGTACCTGTTTGTGCTCTTCTTTGTCATCGTGCTGACGTACGTTCTGTGGAAGCTTCACTATGGAACATTTGAGCCCTGA
- the mkrn4 gene encoding makorin, ring finger protein, 4, protein MEGAAAGRAGTTRRMDSGRSGSICRSFLIGSCRFGPRCHYRHEWPVIPSAQICRHFQKGGCWYGDCCRFIHILQPVADAAVAGRRSSAPTVSSSHVAHAQPDRRRSEPALLRAEVTSRQECSRSEQPFNISDPRRNTGRLPINITVEQAQDIHSLTASRASVQRSDAAEAGPWDGGNEQRTSSTDTTEEGATAAAFASQGEVEEGGSFLNSKNMTCGICMDKVYEKTELNEQLFGILPNCNHSFCLPCIRTWRKTKDFGQDVVKSCPQCRVRSAFYVPSKYWVDGKEKENVIAAFKEKCRQKSCSYFARYRCCPFKAECLYRHDKPLRRRSFQYPTEDKDDFVGLALLDLFMDMALGVEDDDDNDDDFEAYYTLFPPRMEYGF, encoded by the exons GAGTTTCTTAATCGGCTCTTGTAGGTTTGGTCCAAGGTGTCATTATCGCCATGAGTGGCCAGTCATACCGTCAGCCCAGATATGTAGACACTTTCAGAAAGGTGGATGCTGGTATGGTGATTGCTGCAG GTTTATCCATATCCTCCAGCCTGTAGCGGATGCAGCTGTTGCAGGTAGAAGGAGTTCGGCGCCCacagtctcctcctcacatgtGGCCCACGCTCAGCCGGACAGAAGAAGGTCAGAGCCTGCTCTTCTGCGGGCTGAGGTGACGTCCAGGCAGGAGTGCAGCAGATCAGAGCAGCCGTTTAATATCTCAGATCCTCGACGCAACACCGGACGCCTGCCAATCAATATTACTGTGGAACAAGCACAAG ATATTCACTCTCTAACTGCTTCTCGGGCATCGGTCCAAAGATCAGATGCTGCTGAAGCGGGGCCATGGGATGGAGGAAATGAGCAG CGGACTTCttcaacagacacaacagaggaGGGGGCTACAGCTGCAGCCTTTGCGAGCCAGGGGGAAGTTGAGGAAGGGGGGTCGTTCCTCAACAGTAAAAACATGACCTGCGGCATCTGCATGGATAAAGTTTACGAAAAAACTGAACTTAACGAACAACTTTTCGGGATATTGCCCAACTGCAATCACTCCTTCTGTTTACCATGTATAAGGacctggaggaaaacaaaagactTTGGGCAGGACGTGGTTAA GAGCTGCCCACAGTGTCGAGTCAGATCTGCCTTTTACGTGCCAAGCAAATACTGGGTCGAcggaaaggaaaaggaaaatgtaattGCTGCTTTTAAAGAGAAATGCAG ACAGAAAAGCTGCAGTTACTTTGCACGATACAGATGCTGTCCCTTCAAGGCGGAGTGCCTTTATCGACATGATAAACCTTTACGTCGAAGATCATTCCAG TATCCTACAGAAGATAAAGATGACTTTGTGGGTTTAGCCCTACTGGATCTTTTCATGGACATGGCCCTCGGtgttgaggatgatgatgataacgATGACGACTTTGAGGCCTATTACACTCTTTTCCCCCCACGTATGGAGTACGGATtctga